The following are encoded in a window of Panthera leo isolate Ple1 chromosome B2, P.leo_Ple1_pat1.1, whole genome shotgun sequence genomic DNA:
- the FAM229B gene encoding protein FAM229B: MPFRFGTQPRKFPVEGGDSSVGLESGLSSSAACNGKEMSPTRQLRRCPGSHCLTITDVPITVYATMRKPPAQSSKEMHPK, from the exons ATGCCTTTTCGGTTTGGGACCCAGCCAAGGAAGTTTCCAGTAGAAGGAGGAGATTCTTCAGTTGGGCTGGAATCTGGGCTGAGCTCCAGTGCTGCCTGTAATGGGAAAGAGATGTCACCAACCAG GCAACTCCGAAGGTGCCCTGGAAGTCATTGCCTGACAATAACTGACGTTCCCATCACTGTCTATGCAACAATGCGAAAGCCACCTGCACAAAGCAGCAAGGAAATGCATCCGAAATAG